The following proteins are co-located in the Hevea brasiliensis isolate MT/VB/25A 57/8 chromosome 11, ASM3005281v1, whole genome shotgun sequence genome:
- the LOC110660405 gene encoding BTB/POZ domain and ankyrin repeat-containing protein NPR1 — protein MANFSEPSSSLSFTSSSHLSNGSISQNISTSSISEARPSLEVISLNKLSSNLEQLLIDSSCDYSDTEIIVEGIPVGIHRCILAARSRFFHELFKQGKGSLDKEGKPKYCMSDLLPYGKVGYEAFLVFLNYLYTGKLKPSPMEASTCVDNLCAHDACRPAINFAVELLYASSIFQVPELVSLFQRRLVNFVDKAHVEDVIPILLVAFHCQLNQLVAQCVDRIARSDLDNISIEKELPYEVSESIKFLRKKPVSDDEENVDVVDPVHEKRIRRIHKALDSDDVELVKLLLTESDVTLDDANALHYAAAYCDPKVVSEVLGLGIADVNLKNSQGYTVLHIAAMRREPAVIVSLLAKGACALDSTLDGRSAVSICRRLTRPKDYDAKTEQGQETNKDRLCIDVLEREIRRNPMAGDASITSQTMSDNLHMKLLYLENRVAFARLFFPSEAKVAMHIANAKKTSDYPGLSASKVVNGNFKEVDLNETPMIQKKRLLSRLEELNKTVEMGRRYFPNCSEVLDKFMEDDLPDLFYLEKGTLDEQRIKRRRFMELKEDVHRAFNKDKAERSVLSSSSSSSSLKERGSNRFRKL, from the exons ATGGCTAATTTTTCTGAGCCATCATCATCTCTGAGCTTTACTTCATCTTCTCATCTATCAAATGGCTCAATTAGTCAAAATATATCCACCTCCTCAATCTCTGAGGCAAGGCCTAGCCTTGAGGTGATTAGTTTAAACAAGCTTAGCTCCAATTTGGAGCAGCTCTTGATTGATTCCAGTTGTGATTATAGTGATACTGAAATTATTGTTGAGGGAATCCCTGTTGGCATTCATCGGTGTATTCTAGCTGCTAGAAGCAGGTTTTTCCATGAGTTATTTAAGCAAGGAAAGGGGTCTTTGGACAAGGAAGGGAAACCAAAGTATTGCATGAGTGATCTATTACCTTATGGAAAGGTTGGATATGAAGCGTTCCTGGTTTTCTTGAACTACTTGTATACTGGAAAACTTAAGCCATCTCCAATGGAGGCATCAACTTGTGTTGATAATTTATGTGCTCACGATGCTTGTAGACCTGCAATTAATTTTGCAGTGGAGTTGTTGTATGCGTCATCCATATTTCAAGTACCGGAGCTGGTTTCACTTTTCCAG AGACGCCTTGTTAACTTTGTTGATAAGGCTCATGTGGAGGATGTAATCCCTATACTTCTGGTTGCCTTCCACTGTCAATTAAATCAACTTGTTGCTCAGTGTGTGGATAGAATAGCACGGTCGGATCTTGATAACATCTCAATAGAGAAGGAACTTCCCTATGAAGTTTCAGAGAGCATTAAATTTCTTCGCAAAAAGCCTGTGTCTGATGATGAAGAGAATGTTGACGTTGTGGACCCCGTGCATGAAAAGAGAATTAGGAGAATACATAAGGCATTAGACTCGGATGATGTTGAACTGGTAAAACTTCTCCTGACAGAATCTGATGTAACATTGGATGATGCCAATGCTCTTCATTATGCTGCTGCATACTGTGACCCCAAGGTTGTATCTGAGGTGCTTGGCCTTGGTATTGCTGATGTCAATCTTAAGAATTCACAAGGTTACACGGTTCTCCACATCGCGGCAATGCGAAGAGAACCAGCAGTGATAGTGTCTCTCCTGGCAAAAGGGGCTTGTGCTTTAGACTCAACATTGGATGGGCGAAGTGCTGTTAGCATCTGTCGAAGGTTGACTAGGCCAAAAGATTATGATGCTAAAACAGAGCAGGGGCAGGAAACAAATAAGGACCGGCTATGCATTGATGTTTTAGAGAGAGAAATACGGAGGAACCCTATGGCTGGAGATGCTTCAATTACTTCCCAAACAATGTCTGATAATCTGCATATGAAGCTTCTATACCTGGAGAACAGAG TGGCATTTGCGCGATTATTCTTCCCTAGTGAAGCCAAGGTAGCCATGCACATTGCGAATGCCAAGAAAACATCTGACTATCCCGGCCTTTCTGCATCGAAAGTTGTGAATGGTAATTTCAAGGAGGTTGACTTAAATGAGACACCGATGATACAGAAGAAAAGACTTCTTTCTAGGTTGGAAGAACTTAATAAAACAG TGGAAATGGGCAGACGGTATTTCCCTAATTGCTCTGAAGTGCTTGATAAATTCATGGAAGACGACCTTCCTGATTTGTTTTACCTTGAAAAGGGCACCCTAGATGAACAGAGAATCAAAAGGAGACGCTTCATGGAGCTCAAAGAGGATGTTCATAGGGCTTTTAACAAGGACAAGGCTGAGCGCTCTGTGTTGTCGTCCTCCTCATCCTCATCTTCTCTTAAAGAGAGAGGTAGTAACAGGTTCAGAAAATTATAA